The DNA sequence CTCCGTCCCGCCGCAACATGTCGGTGACGGATTACGCAGGGCTTTCCAAGAAAGGCCCGGAAAAGAGCCTTCTGGATACCAATAAAAAGACCGCCGGCCGCAACAGCTATGGCCGCATCACCGTCCGCCACCGCGGTGGCGGAAACCGTACCAAGTACCGCATCATCGACTTTAAGCGTCAGAAGGCGGACATGCCCGCAACGGTTCAGACCATTGAGTATGACCCGAACCGCTCCGCTTTCATCGCACTGCTGCAGTACGAAGACGGCGAAAAAGCTTACATCATTGCGCCGGACGGCCTCAAGGTCGGCGACATGGTGGTTTCCGGTGCAGCTGCCGATATTAAACCCGGCAATGCACTTCCACTGGCCAATATCCCAACCGGTACTTACATCCACAACGTGGAACTGTATCCCGGTAAGGGTGCTCAGCTGGCACGTGCTGCTGGCATTATGGCACAGCTGATGGCTAAGGAAAACGGCATGGCGCTGCTGCGTCTGCCTTCCGGCGAACTGCGCAACGTGCCTGAAACCTGCATGGCCACTATCGGCCAGGTCAGCAACATCGACCATGAGAATGTGAAGATTGGTAAGGCTGGCCGCAAGCGTCATATGGGCTGGCGTCCGACCGTCCGTGGTTCTGTTATGAACCCGAACGACCATCCGCATGGCGGCGGCGAAGGCAAAGCACCTGTCGGCCATCCTGGTCCTATGACCCCGTGGGGCAAGCCTGCACTGGGTTATAAGACACGCAATCGCCGTAAAGCTTCCAATAAGTATATTGTGAAGAGCAGAAACGGCAAATAAGGCTAGAGAAAGGAGCTTTTAACTATGAGCAGAAGCATTAAAAAGGGTCCTTTTGTTGAGCCTGGTCTGCTGAAAAGGATCAAAGCGATGAACGATTCCGGCAAAAAGGAAATTGTAAAGACCTGGAGCCGCGCGTCCATCATTTTCCCGGAATTTGTCGGTCATACCATTGCGGTTCATGACGGCCGCAAGCACGTTCCGGTGTATATTACAGAAGATATGGTCGGGCATCATCTGGGCGAGTTCGCCCCTACCCGTACTTTTAAAGGTCATAATGGCAGTAAGACCACTGCCCCGACAACATCTGCCGGAAGTAATTCGAACGGCTGAAAGGAGTGTATCACATGGAAGCAAGGGCTAACCTGAAATACGCCCGTATTTCCCCCCGTAAAATGTCTATCGTGCTGGACCTTATCCGCAATAAGCCGGTGGACGAAGCTATGGCTATCCTCCAAAATACCCCGAAAGCCGCATCTGAGTACCTGGTCAAGCTGCTCAAGTCGGCCGTGGCGAATGCTGAGAACAACCACAGCATGGACGTTTCCCGGCTGTACGTGTCCAAATGCTATGCATGCCCGGGCCCGATCCTCAAACGCATCCGTCCGCGTGCACAGGGCCGCGCGTACCGGGTCCTGAAAAGGACTTCTCACGTGACGCTGGTGCTTAAGGAAAAGGAATAAAGCAGAGGAGGTTACACAATGGGCCAGAAAGTTAATCCGCACGGTTTACGTGTTGGTGTTATTGACGATTGGGATTCCCGCTGGTACGTCAATGAAAAGGACTTTGGCGATACCCTGGTGGAAGACTACAACCTGCGCACGGCGCTGAAAAAGCAGCTGTATGCAGCGGGTGTCCCGAAGATTGAAATTGAACGTGACGCAAGCAAAGTCCGCATTCATATTCACTGCGCAAAGCCAGGAATGGTTATTGGCAAGGGCGGCACAGAGATTGAAAAGCTCCGTCTGCAGTGTGAAAAAATGCTGGGCAAGCCTGTTTCCATCAATATTATCGAGGTTAAGAACCCCGATGTGAACGCACAGCTGGTTGCAGAAAACATTGCACAGCAGCTGGAAAAACGTACGTCTTTCCGCCGCGCCATGAAGCAGTGCATCGGCCGCGCCATGAAGATGGGCGTTAAGGGTATTAAAACACAGGTTTCCGGCCGCCTTGGCGGTGCAGAAATCGCTCGCAGAGAATCCTACCATGATGGTACGATTCCGCTGCAGACCCTGCGCGCCGACATCGACTACGGCTTTACAGAAGCTGCTACAACCTATGGCCGCATCGGCGTGAAAGTCTGGATCTATCGGGGCGAAGTTTTGCATGACAACCGCCGCAGTGATGCCGCTGACAACAGAAACAACCGGCAGTCACAGCGCCGTCCGTCCCGTAGGGAAGGAGGCCGCAGATAATGTTAATGCCTAAGCGCACAAAGTTCCGCAAAATGCACCGTGGCCGTATGACCGGCAAAGCTTACCGCGGCAACAAGGTAACATACGGTGATTTTGGCCTGCAGGCATTGGAGCCAGCATGGATTACCGCAAACCAGATTGAAGCAGCTCGTGTTGCTATGACTCGTTACTGCAAACGTTTCGGCAAAGTTTGGATTAAGATTTTTCCCGACAAGCCGTATACCAAGAAACCGCTTGAAACCCGAATGGGCAAAGGTAAAGGCGCCCCGGAATACTGGGTGGCTGTGGTAAAGCCCGGCCGTGTGCTGTTTGAAATGGGCGAAATCCCGGAGGAAACCGCACGCGAGGCTATGCGCCTGGCCGCCAGCAAGCTGCCGATTAAGACAAAGTTTGTAACTAAGAAGGAAGAGGAGGTTGCCCAGTCATGAAAGCTTCTGAAGTTCGGGATATGACCACTGCAGAGCTCGAGAGCAAGCTCAAGGACCTGAAAGAGGAGCTCTTTAACCTCCGCTTCCAGCTTGCGATTAACCAGCTCGACAACCCGATGCGTATCTCCGCTGTTAAAAAGGACATTGCCCGCATTAAGACCGTGTTGCGCGCTAATGAACTTAAAGACAGCGCCGAAGCGTAACCGGAAGGAGGGAAAACATCGTGAGCGAAAAGAGAAATAACCGCAAAACAGAGGTTGGCACCGTAGTTAGCAACAAGATGGACAAAACCATTGTGATTGCTATTAAGGATAGTGTCAAGCATCCGCTGTATAAAAAGGTCATTAAGCGTACCGTTAAGCTGAAAGCACATGATGAAAAGAACGAGTGCAATATTGGTGACCGCGTGCGTGTGATGGAAACCCGCCCGCTGAGCAAAGACAAGCGCTGGCGTCTTGTGGAGATTATCGAGAAGGCAAAATAATTTCTGTTTTGCCCTTTAGCAAAGGAGGAACGCACTGTGATTCAACAGCAGACTTACCTCAATGTTGCCGATAACACCGGCGCGAAGCAGCTTATGTGCATCCGCGTGCTGGGCGGTACCGGCAGAAGGTATGCGAATATCGGTGACGTTGTGGTCGCTTCCGTAAAGAAAGCAGCCCCGGGCGGCACAGTAAAGAAAGGCGACGTAGTAAAGGCGGTTATCGTCCGCTCTTCCAACGGCGTTCGCCGCGACGACGGCAGCTACATTCGTTTTGACGAAAATGCAGCCGTACTCATTAAAGATGACAAAACCCCGCAGGGTACTCGTATCTTTGGGCCAGTGGCACGTGAACTGCGTGACCACGACTATATGAAGATCCTGAGCCTTGCGCCGGAAGTTCTGTAAGGAGGTGTCACAGGATATGGCAAATAAAATGCATGTAAAAACCGGTGACACTGTTGTGATGCTCTCTGGCCGCGATGCCGGCAAGCAGGGCAAAGTCATGGCGGTCAGCCCCAGTGAGGGCAAGGTCATCGTCGAAAAGCTGAACATGGTCACCAAGCACGTCAAGCCCCGCAAAATGGGCGAAGAAGGCGGCAAGGTTACGGGCGAGGGCGCGGTTTACGCTTCCAAAGTCCAGGTGGTCTGCCCCAGCTGCAAGAAACCTACCCGTGTCGGCCACAAGATCGCTGCGGACGGCACCAAGACCCGCATTTGCAAAAAGTGCGGCAAAGAGCTGTGAGGGAGGAGACACCATTGGCTAGACTGAAAGATTACTACAAGAGCGAGGTCGCTCCTGCCCTGATGAAGAAGTTTTCCTATAAGAGCGTCATGCAGATCCCGAAGCTCGATAAAATCGTCATCAACGTCGGCGCAGGTGAGGCCAAGGAAAATGCCAAGGTCATCGATTCTATTATCAATGACATTATGGCAATTACCGGTCAGCGCCCGGCAGTGTGCACCGCAAAGAAGAGCGTAGCTAACTTTAAGCTGCGCGCCGGCATGAAAATCGGCGTAAAGGTTACCCTGCGCGGTAACCGTATGTACGAATTCATGGACCGCTTCTTCAATGTGGCCCTGCCCCGCGTGCGTGACTTCCGCGGAATTAACCCCAACTCCTTCGATGGCCGCGGCAACTACAACCTCGGCGTGAAGGAACAGCTGATTTTCCCGGAAATCGAGTTCGACAAGATCGATAAGGTCCGCGGCATGGACATCTGCTTTGTCACAACCGCGAAGAACGACGAGGAAGCCCGCGAGCTGCTGGCTCAGCTGGGCGCCCCGTTCGCGAAATAAGGAGGGTTTCCTGTGGCAAAAACATCTATGAAAATAAAACAGCGCCGCCCTGCGAAGTACTCTTCCCGGCAGTATAACCGCTGCAAGATCTGCGGCCGGCCGCACGGCTACCTTCGTAAGTTCGGTATCTGCCGTATTTGCTTCCGCAACCTTGCCTATAAGGGCGAGATTCCGGGCGTAAAAAAGGCAAGCTGGTAAGCAGCTAAGGAGGTAACGGAATGCAGATTACAGATACAATCGCAGACCTGCTCACCCGGATTCGCAACGCAAGCACAGCCAAGCATTCTACTGTGGAGATCCCGGCTTCCAATATGAAGAAGTCCATCTGCCAGATTTTGAAGGATGAGGGCTATATTAAGAACTTTACCGTTGCAGTCGACGGCAAACAGGGCGTCATTAAAGCAGAACTGAAGTATACAGAAGACCGTAAATCGGTCATTACCGGCCTGAAGCGTGTCAGCAAGCCCGGCCTGCGCATCTATTCCAGCGCAGCAGAGCTGCCCCACGTGATGAAGGGCCTCGGCGTGGCAATTATCTCTACAAGCCACGGCGTTATGACAGACCGCGCAGCACGCCGTGCCAATATCGGCGGCGAAGTGCTCGCGTTTATCTGGTAAAGAGGGGGTGCAAATATGTCTCGAATTGGAAGAAAACCCATAAATATTCCCGCGGGCGTTGACGTAAAAGTCAACGGAAGCGAAGTGACCGTCAAGGGACCGAAAGGCTCCTTGACCAAAACATTCCACCCGAATATGAAAATCGCGGTGGAGGGCAACGAGATTCTCGTTTCGCGCCCGGATGACACAAAGACAAACAAATCCCTGCACGGCCTTACCCGCAGCCTGATTCAGAACATGGTGGACGGCGTGACAACCGGCTTTAAAAAAGAGTTGGAGATTCGCGGTGTTGGTTACCGTGCCCAGAAAAAGGGTAAGAACATGGTTATGAACCTGGGATATTCTCATCAGGTCATTGTGCCGGAAGTTGATGGTATTACCATTGACTGCCCGTCCGCAAACCAGATTACCATTTCTGGCCCTGACAAGCAGCAGGTTGGACAGTTTGCCGCAGAAGTACGCGAAAAACGTCCGCCGGAGCCGTATAAGGGCAAAGGCATCCGCTATGTTGGCGAATTTGTCCGCCATAAGGAAGGCAAAGCCGGCAAGGGCGCTAAGAAGTAACTGAAGGAGTGAATATCATATGGTGAACAAGGCTGACAAAAACACTGCCAGACTGCGCCGCCACCGCCGTGTGCGCGGTAAGATTTCCGGCACTGCACAGTGCCCCCGCCTGAATGTGTTTCGCTCTACCAAAAACATCTACGCCCAGGTCATTGACGATATCAATGGGGTCACGCTGTGCGCGGCTTCTACTCTGGACAAAGAGTTCGATGGTAACGGCGGCAACAAAGAGGCTGCACGCAAGGTTGGTAAGCTGATCGCAGAGCGTGCCGCGGAAAAAGGCATCACAGAGGTCAAGTTTGACCGCGGCGGCAATCTGTTCCACGGACGTGTAAAGGAACTGGCTGATGGCGCCCGCGAGGGCGGCCTCAAGTTCTGATAAAGGAGGAGAAACGATTGGCTAGATTCGACTCAAGACGCAAAGAAGACGATGAGTTTAAGGAGCACGTGGTTACTATTAACCGCGTTTCCAAAACCGTAAAAGGCGGCCGTATCTTCAAGTTTGCTGCACTGGTCGTCGTGGGCGACGGCAAGGGTACAGTTGGCTTCGGTATTGGCAAATCCGGCGAAGTTCCGGATGCTATCCGCAAGGGCATTGAGGACGCTAAGAAAAACCTCATTAAAGTCGCTACTCACGGCAGCACCATCCCGCACGAGATTATCGGTGCCTACGGTGCCGGCCGTGTCCTGATGAAACCGGCTGCCCCTGGTACCGGCGTTATCGCCGGCGGCCCGGTGCGTGCTGTTATTGAGGCAGCAGGCATCCATGACATCCGTACCAAGGCACTGCGCTCCAACAATCCGTGCAATGTGGTGCGCGCAACGATTGACGGCCTGTCCCGTCTGCGTACAGCCGAGCAGGTTGCTGCGCTGCGCGGCCGCGCTGTCAGCGATATTCTGTAAGGAGGGCGCAACATCATGGCACAGTTAAAGATTAAGCTGGTCAAGAGCCTGATTGGCGCACAGAAAGACCAGATCGCTACGGCCCAGTCCATGGGCCTGCGTAAAATCGGTGACTCCACCGTGCAGCCAGATAACACCCCAACACAGGGTAAGGTGCACAAGATCACCCACCTCATCGAGGTAACCAACGCTTAAACAGCAAGGAGGTGCGAGTAAATGAAACTGAATGACTTAACAGCAGTACCAGGTTCCACACGCAGCACAAAGCGTCTGGGCCGCGGTGCCGGCTCCGGCCAGGGCAAAACCTCCGGCAAAGGCCAGAAAGGCCAGAAGGCCCGTTCCGGCGGCAGCATCCGCCCCGGGTTTGAAGGCGGCCAGATGCCGCTGCAGCGCCGTATGCCGAAGCGCGGTTTTCACAATATTTTTGCAAAGGCCATCGTTGCGGTCAATGTCGGCACATTGGACAAGAAGTTTGAGGACGGTGCTACAGTAGACACACAGGCTCTGCTGGACAACGGCATCATTAAGTCCGCTATGGACGGCATTAAGATTCTCAGCAACGGAAAAATGACGAAAAAACTGACTGTGAAGGCAAACGCTTTCTCCGCCGCGGCAAAGGAAAAGATTGAATCTGCAGGTGGGAAGGCCGAGGTGATCTGAGTTGTTCAAAACAATAAAGAACGCCTGGGGCATTCCGGATTTGCGCAAGAAAATCCTGTTCACGCTTTTTGTCATCGTGGTGTTCCGCTTCGGCGCTGTCATCCCGGTGCCTTTCCTTAACTCCACTGCTTTGCGCGGCATTATGAACAGCTCCGCTGTTAACAGTACTGCGCTGGGTTACCTGGATATGTTCTCCGGCGGTGCATTTTCCAATGCAACGCTATTTGCAATGAGCGTGACGCCTTACATCAACAGCTCCATTATTATGCAGCTGTTGGCCGTAGCCATTCCTGCACTGGAACGCATGGTGAAGGATGGCGGGGAGGCAGGCCGTAAAAAAATGGGGCAGATTACCCGCGTGGTAGCTGTCCTGCTGGGCCTGTTGCAGGGACTTGCTTATTACTTCTACCTGCGGAATGCTTCCTACGGCGGCACGCCGATTGTGAAATATACACAGGGCGGTGCCGGCGTCTTTACTGCGTTTGTCATAATCCTTGTCTTTACGGCCGGTACGGCCCTGATGATGTGGATGGGCGAACAGATCAACCAGAAAGGTGTGGGCAACGGCATTTCCATTCTGTTGTTTGCCGGCATCGTTGCCCGTATGCCAGTTATTATCGGCAACCTGGGCAAATACCTCAATATGGCATGGACAGACGGCAGCGCCAACGGACGCTACTTTTTCCTTGTTCCGCTGTGGGGCCTTATCTTCCTGGCCCTGATGTGGGTTATTGTCTTTATGAATGATGCGGAGCGCCGGATTCCGGTGCAGTACGCAAAACGGGTTGTTGGCCGCAAACAGTACGGCGGCCAGGCGAGCCATATCCCGATTAAGGTCGGCATTGGCGGCGTTATGCCCATTATTTTCGCAAGCTCAATCCTGTCTATCCCTACGACCATTCGGTTTTTCATTGGGGACAACAAGGACTTGGGCAGCTTCTGGAACGGATTCTTTGCAGCATTTTCCAGCACCGGCTGGGTGTACTGCATTCTGTATGTGATTCTTATTGTTGCATTTGGTTATTTCTACACGGCAATTCAGTACAACCCGATTGAAATGGCCAACAATCTGCGCCAGAGCAATGGTACAATTCCGGGTATTCGCCCCGGCAAGCCTACTTCTGATTTTATTGGTAAAGTTCTTTCCAAAATCACGTTCGTCGGTTCTGTTTTCCTCGCGATTATCGCCATGATGCCGATTGTTTTCGCAAATGCCACAGGGATGCATAACCTCTCCATGGGCGGTACTTCTATCATCATCCTTGTTGGTGTAGCACTGGAGACTGTGAAACAGCTGGAAAGCCAAATGATGATGCGTCATTATAAGGGCTTCCTTGATTGAGAAGGAGTTTAGCATGAATCTGATTCTTTTGGGCGCACCGGGCGCTGGAAAAGGTACACAGGCAGAAGTCATCTGCAGCAAGCTGCACATTCCTGCCATTTCAACCGGCAATATTATTCGAGAAGCGCTGAAAAGCGGCACAAAGATGGGGCTGGCTGCTAAATCCTATATGGACAAAGGCGACCTGGTCCCGGATGAAGTTGTTATCGGCATTGTCAAAGACCGTTTGAAACAGCCGGACTGCAAAAACGGTTTTGTGCTGGACGGCTTCCCGCGGACTATCCCCCAGGCCGAGGCTCTGGACAAAATGGGCGTTCAGATAGACAAGGTTGTTGAGATTCATGTCTCTGATGACCGCATTGTCGCCCGTATGTCCGGACGCCGTGTCTGTGAAGACTGCGGAGTCAGCTACCATATGCTGTACAAAAAGCCAACGGTAGAGGGCAAATGCGACGCCTGCGGAGGCACCCTTGTTCAGCGCGCGGATGACCACCCGGATACCGTGAAAGCACGGCTGAAGGAATATCACACAAAGACCGAACCCCTGAAAGATTACTATGACAAACAGGGGAAGCTGGTCATTGTAGAAGGCCAGGAGGATGTGGCCGACACCTCCCGCCTGACACTTGCAGCAATCGAGGCGTAAGTAAAGTATGATCATTTTAAAAACCAGTCGGGAACTTACCTGCATGAAACATGCCGGTCGCATCGCACAAAATGCGCTGCAGATAGCCGGCGCGTTGGTAAAGCCGGGTGTTTCCACTTGGGAAATCGATAAGGCGGCCCATGACTATATCGTAGGCGAGGGAGCTGTTCCCAGCTGCCTTGGATACGGCGGTTTTCCGGCGACCTGCTGCATTTCTGTAAACGACGTGGTTGTCCATGGCATACCAAGCAAAAAGAAGATCCTTAAGGAGGGCGACATCGTCAGCATTGACTTGTGCGCCACCTATGAGGGTTTTGTGGGCGACAATACCTGGACTTTCCCCTGCGGGAAGGTCAGCAAAGAAGCCCAGGACCTGATGGACGCTACCCGCGAAAGCCTTTTTCAAGGCATTGAGGCTGCAAAGCCCGGTAACCGCATCGGCGATGTGGGCAGCGCGGTTCAGCGGTATGTCGAAGCTCGCGGTTACTCGGTGGTACGGAACTACACCGGCCACGGAGTAGGCGCGAAGATGCACGAAGACCCCAGTGTTCCGAACTACGGCACGCCCGGCCGGGGCGTACGCCTGCTGCCGGGTATGGTTATTGCCATAGAGCCCATGGTTTGCCAGGGGACCTATGACGTGAAGACTTTGCCGGACGGCTGGACCACTCTGACTAAAGACGGCAAGTTGGCGGCTCACTTTGAGCACACCGTTGCCATTACGGAATCCGGCCCGGTCATTCTGACCAAGGGTGACTGAGGTGGCCGCCATGGAGATGAAGCGCGGCACCGTGGCCCGCAGTGCTGCCGGCCACGACAAGGGCAGCTTTTGCGCGGTGCTTTCCCTTATGGGGCCATATGCCCTGGTGTGTGACGGACGCCGCCGCACACTGGAAAAGCCCAAAAAGAAAAAGCTGATTCACCTTTTTCCTACCCGTACGGTTTTACCGGAGGAAGCCCTGCACAGCAACCGTGCGCTTCGGGCGGCTCTTCGGCCGTTTTGCGGCAGGAGCAGTTCCACGCCAGAGGAGGCTGATTTGTAAGTATGTCTAAGCAGGACGTTATAGAGACCGAGGGTACCGTAGTAGAGGCCCTGCCCAATGCAATGTTTAAGGTAGAGCTGCAAAATCATCACATGATTTTGGCCCATATCTCCGGCAAACTGCGTATGAATTTCATTCGCATCCTGCCCGGCGACAAGGTTACCGTAGAGATGTCCCCCTACGACCTGACCCAGGGCCGCATCACGTGGCGTACCAAATAAAGTAAATATCTAAAGAAGTTTTCTGCAAGGAGGGTACACCCATGAAAGTAAGACCTTCTGTTAAAAAAATGTGCGAAAAGTGCAAGATTATTAAGCGCAAGGGCAAAGTCATGGTGATCTGTGAAAACCCGAAGCACAAACAGCGTCAGGGCTAAGTGACGCGATTATCATTTTGGAGGTGCAACCAATATGGCTCGTATAGCAGGTATTGACTTGCCAAGAGACAAACGCGTCGAGATCGCCTTGACTTATATCTTTGGTATCGGCCGCAAGACCGCCACGGATATCTGCGCCGCGACCGGCGTGAATCCTGACCTGCGCGTGCGCGACATGAACGAGGACGACGCCGCAAAGCTCAGAGAATATATTGACCATCACTGCCGCGTAGAGGGCGACCTGCGCCGTGACGTGGCATTCGACATTAAGCGGCTGACAGAAATTAACTGCTACCGCGGTACCCGTCATCGCAAGGGTCTGCCGGTACACGGTCAGCGTACCAAGACCAACGCCAGAACCTGTAAGGGTCCGGTTAAGACGATGGCTAACAAGAAGAAGTAAAGGAGGGTTTCACCAATGCCAGCAAACAAAGGCGCAGCCGGCAAGAAGGCTGCTACCACGCGCCGCCGCCGCGAACGTAAAAATATCGACCGCGGTGCCGCGCATATCCAGTCCACATTTAACAACACCATTGTAACCATTACCGATATGCAGGGCAATGCTGTTTCTTGGGCAAGCTCTGGTGAGCTGGGCTTCCGCGGAAGCAGAAAGTCCACCCCCTTTGCCGCTCAGACCGCTGCTGAAACGGCTGCCAAAGGCGCTGTAGAGCACGGAATGAAGACCGTTGACGTTTACGTTAAGGGCCCGGGCTCCGGCCGCGAGGCCGCTATCCGTGCGCTGCAGAACGCAGGCCTGGAGGTCACCATGATTAAAGACGTGACCCCTGTTCCCCACAACGGATGCCGTCCTCCCAAAAGAAGACGTGTCTAATGAAAACGGAATCATAAAGGAGGAATAAGACATGGCCAGAAATATGCAGCCTGTCCTGAAGCGGTGCAAGACACTGGGCACCAGCCCCGCCGTTATGGGCATCAATAAAAATTCAATCCGCAACCCCAAGCAGGGCCGCCGCAAACAGAGTGAATATGCTACCCAGCTGAACGAAAAGCAGAAGGCAAAATTCATTTACGGCGTGCAGGAAAGACAGTTCCGCCATTACTACAAAATGGCAACCAACACCACCGGTGTGACAGGTGAAAACCTGCTGCGTCTGCTGGAGCGCCGCCTGGACAACGTTGTCTACCGCCTGGGCTTTGCAAACACTCGCCGCGAGGCACGCCAGATGGTCACCCACGGCCACATTACTGTAAACGGCAAGCGCCTGGACATCTGCTCCGCACTTGTTAAAGTGGGCGATGTTGTCTCCATCGCGGAGAAGAGCCGCTCATCCCAGCATGTAAAAGACATTCTGGAGAAGAATGCTGCTACTGCTGTGCCGAAGTGGCTGCAGATTAACCATGACAAGGTGGAGGGCACTGTCCTTGCCATGCCCGAAAGAAGCGACATTGACTTTGATATCAATGAAACGCTTATCGTTGAGTTGTACTCCAAATAATGCCCTGCAGGCACATGACACAGTGCGGTGGAGAATGCTCTGCCGTATGTCTAAGGAGGTTGCTTAATGATCGAGATAGAAAAGCCCAAAATTGAAATAGCAGACGTATCTGATGACGGCAATTACGGCAAGTTCGTGGTGTCGCCGCTGGAGCGCGGCTTTGGTACAACCCTGGGCAACAGCCTGCGGCGCGTGCTGCTTTCCTCTTTGCCGGGCGTGGCCCCTACCTCTATTAAAATAGACGGTGTGGTACACGAGTTTTCCACCATTCCCGGTGTAAAAGAGGACGTCACTGAAATGGTTCTGAATATCAAGAACCTTACCGCAAAGCTGCACTGCGACGGTCCCAAGACCGTTGAAATCTGTGCGGAAGGCCCCTGCGACGTAACAGCAGATTCCATTAAGTGTGACAGCGAAGTGGAGATTCTGAACCCAGAACTGCACATCGCCACCCTCGACGAGGGCGCAAAGCTCTACATGGAAATTACGCTGGACAAAGGCCGCGGGTATGTGCCCTCTGACCGCAACAAGCAGAACATGGCTGCCAATGTCATTGGCGTTATTCCGGTTGACTCTATTTACACCCCGGTGTATAAGGTGAACTTTAACGTGGAAAACGCCCGTGTGGGCCAGCGCATCGACTACGACAAGCTGACCCTGGAGGTTTGGACCAACGGCGTGATTACCGCGCAGGAGGCCGTCTCTTTGGCGGCAAAGTTCCTCACCGAGCACCTCAACCTGTTTGTCAATCTGTCTGATAAAGGCAGCAACGCAGAAATCATGGTGGAAAAGGACGACAAGGACAAGGAAAAGGTCCTCGATATGACCATTGAAGAGCTGGACCTTTCTGTCC is a window from the Caproicibacterium lactatifermentans genome containing:
- the rpsM gene encoding 30S ribosomal protein S13; the protein is MARIAGIDLPRDKRVEIALTYIFGIGRKTATDICAATGVNPDLRVRDMNEDDAAKLREYIDHHCRVEGDLRRDVAFDIKRLTEINCYRGTRHRKGLPVHGQRTKTNARTCKGPVKTMANKKK
- a CDS encoding adenylate kinase; amino-acid sequence: MNLILLGAPGAGKGTQAEVICSKLHIPAISTGNIIREALKSGTKMGLAAKSYMDKGDLVPDEVVIGIVKDRLKQPDCKNGFVLDGFPRTIPQAEALDKMGVQIDKVVEIHVSDDRIVARMSGRRVCEDCGVSYHMLYKKPTVEGKCDACGGTLVQRADDHPDTVKARLKEYHTKTEPLKDYYDKQGKLVIVEGQEDVADTSRLTLAAIEA
- a CDS encoding KOW domain-containing RNA-binding protein, with the protein product MEMKRGTVARSAAGHDKGSFCAVLSLMGPYALVCDGRRRTLEKPKKKKLIHLFPTRTVLPEEALHSNRALRAALRPFCGRSSSTPEEADL
- the secY gene encoding preprotein translocase subunit SecY, translated to MFKTIKNAWGIPDLRKKILFTLFVIVVFRFGAVIPVPFLNSTALRGIMNSSAVNSTALGYLDMFSGGAFSNATLFAMSVTPYINSSIIMQLLAVAIPALERMVKDGGEAGRKKMGQITRVVAVLLGLLQGLAYYFYLRNASYGGTPIVKYTQGGAGVFTAFVIILVFTAGTALMMWMGEQINQKGVGNGISILLFAGIVARMPVIIGNLGKYLNMAWTDGSANGRYFFLVPLWGLIFLALMWVIVFMNDAERRIPVQYAKRVVGRKQYGGQASHIPIKVGIGGVMPIIFASSILSIPTTIRFFIGDNKDLGSFWNGFFAAFSSTGWVYCILYVILIVAFGYFYTAIQYNPIEMANNLRQSNGTIPGIRPGKPTSDFIGKVLSKITFVGSVFLAIIAMMPIVFANATGMHNLSMGGTSIIILVGVALETVKQLESQMMMRHYKGFLD
- the rplO gene encoding 50S ribosomal protein L15; translated protein: MKLNDLTAVPGSTRSTKRLGRGAGSGQGKTSGKGQKGQKARSGGSIRPGFEGGQMPLQRRMPKRGFHNIFAKAIVAVNVGTLDKKFEDGATVDTQALLDNGIIKSAMDGIKILSNGKMTKKLTVKANAFSAAAKEKIESAGGKAEVI
- the rpmJ gene encoding 50S ribosomal protein L36 produces the protein MKVRPSVKKMCEKCKIIKRKGKVMVICENPKHKQRQG
- the infA gene encoding translation initiation factor IF-1; this translates as MSKQDVIETEGTVVEALPNAMFKVELQNHHMILAHISGKLRMNFIRILPGDKVTVEMSPYDLTQGRITWRTK
- the rpsD gene encoding 30S ribosomal protein S4; this encodes MARNMQPVLKRCKTLGTSPAVMGINKNSIRNPKQGRRKQSEYATQLNEKQKAKFIYGVQERQFRHYYKMATNTTGVTGENLLRLLERRLDNVVYRLGFANTRREARQMVTHGHITVNGKRLDICSALVKVGDVVSIAEKSRSSQHVKDILEKNAATAVPKWLQINHDKVEGTVLAMPERSDIDFDINETLIVELYSK
- a CDS encoding DNA-directed RNA polymerase subunit alpha; translation: MIEIEKPKIEIADVSDDGNYGKFVVSPLERGFGTTLGNSLRRVLLSSLPGVAPTSIKIDGVVHEFSTIPGVKEDVTEMVLNIKNLTAKLHCDGPKTVEICAEGPCDVTADSIKCDSEVEILNPELHIATLDEGAKLYMEITLDKGRGYVPSDRNKQNMAANVIGVIPVDSIYTPVYKVNFNVENARVGQRIDYDKLTLEVWTNGVITAQEAVSLAAKFLTEHLNLFVNLSDKGSNAEIMVEKDDKDKEKVLDMTIEELDLSVRSFNCLKRAGINTVGDLVNKSEEDMMKVRNLGRKSLEEVIWKMASLGYNLRKDDE
- the rpsK gene encoding 30S ribosomal protein S11, encoding MPANKGAAGKKAATTRRRRERKNIDRGAAHIQSTFNNTIVTITDMQGNAVSWASSGELGFRGSRKSTPFAAQTAAETAAKGAVEHGMKTVDVYVKGPGSGREAAIRALQNAGLEVTMIKDVTPVPHNGCRPPKRRRV
- the map gene encoding type I methionyl aminopeptidase produces the protein MIILKTSRELTCMKHAGRIAQNALQIAGALVKPGVSTWEIDKAAHDYIVGEGAVPSCLGYGGFPATCCISVNDVVVHGIPSKKKILKEGDIVSIDLCATYEGFVGDNTWTFPCGKVSKEAQDLMDATRESLFQGIEAAKPGNRIGDVGSAVQRYVEARGYSVVRNYTGHGVGAKMHEDPSVPNYGTPGRGVRLLPGMVIAIEPMVCQGTYDVKTLPDGWTTLTKDGKLAAHFEHTVAITESGPVILTKGD